Below is a genomic region from Thunnus thynnus chromosome 22, fThuThy2.1, whole genome shotgun sequence.
CACACTGCCTTCACCACAAACTCCCAaactcagccaatcagcatTGACGTCacaccgctgtgtgtgtgtgtgtgtgtgtgtgtgtgtgtgtgtgcgtgtgtgtgtgcaggcgtGATTAATGGTGTGAAATGTCtgcttctgttttcattcataaacaACCTAAAAAATCACATTCAACGTCTTTATAAATCAACATTATATCAGCTGTTCacatgtttggtgtttttttttttagacgtTTCTCTGAAAAATCTAAAAAGTCATTTGTTGCATTCAGGTGCTGGTGGAAAGCTCGGATATCGCACTTACGAGTGTGTTCATGTCTGAAAGGGTCTGAAGTTGTACAGTTAAATTCTGCTTTTAATAATGCTGCTACTGCTAGTTATTATTCAGTTATTATTCAAGTGATTTGTGTTCTTGGGCGCGTTAGTATTATTTCTGAAACGGTGCTAAAACGCAGagattgttttaattttacGTATGAATGTGGACATAGTCAAAAAAAACTTGTATTACCATTTTTGGCTGTGCAGATGTTGTTTATCAAAATACATCAAACCTTCCTCCTCTTAATACAGCGCACAATAATCTCTGCAGATCTCTTGGATAAACTACCTTTAATCACACGTTTGGACCTGTTTGTGTCTCTTGTACTTCATTCAATTGTTAAATgaagaataaatataaatattaaataattaaaacatgaagTCAGACGTGTTTTATTCTTTAATCTTTATTGAATCTGTTTTTTATAGAAAACATCATCAGTCGGAGTCACGTCCGCCACGTTGTCAGTTGTTACGGCGACAGGCGGAGGGGAGGGAAGGCTTTAGTGGACCTTGGGGTGGCGGAAGTCCTTGCCGGCGAACTTGGCCTTGGCGCCGAGCTCCTCCTCAATCCTGCGGGTCAAAGGCCAGAGgttagaggtcagaggtcaggctGTAAACTAAACAAccatgctttcattttttttaaatgacaggaaGTTCTCACCTCATCAGCTGATTGTACTTGGCCAAACGCTCTGACCTGCAGGGGGCGCCGGTCTtaatctgagagagagagagagagagagagagagagagatgtcagTGAATCAGAGATAAAAGAAGACTGTGTTGTAGTTGTCAGTTGGTGTTTTCATTCATGTACTGTTTGTCTGTGGTGCGGTATGTGTATTCGTCGTCATGTCATACTGTCATGGTGTGGATGTTACGGTtcgacccaaacaattactgtcaaaatagtttaatagtCCATTTAGTCTGACGcgtggaacaataattctagagcgcTAGTTCCACCTGGAACAttttggcagcgcaccacttTGCTATAGCATGCTCATGTATGTATGCTAGTCGGCTTAGTCAAGGTAGcctggttaccatggttaccctGTGGTGTTGCTGCCATCCGAATGACAAACGAGAACTCATAACACTGACCGAATGCAACACTATTAAAATGTACTTCCGTTATCTCTGTAGTGAAACGATACCgcgtctccctcccctctctgtgacggtcgtctccctcccctctccgtgacggtcgtctccctcccctctctgtgacggtggtctccctcccctctccgtGACCgtcgtctccctcccctctccgtGACGGTcatctccctcccctctccgtgacggtcgtctccctcccctctccgtgactgtcgtctccctcccctctccgtGAAGatcgtctccctcccctctccgtgacggtcgtctccctcccctctccgtgactgtcgtctccctcccctctccgtGAAGatcgtctccctcccctctccatGATGGTcatctccctcccctctccgtGACTGTCGTCTCCCTCCACTCTCCGTGAAGatcgtctccctcccctctccgtGAAGatcgtctccctcccctctccgtGACGGTcatctccctcccctctccgtgacggtcgtctccctcccctctccgtgactgtcgtctccctcccctctccgtGAAGatcgtctccctcccctctccgtGATGGTcatctccctcccctctccgtGACGGtggtctccctcccctctccgtGACTGTCGTCTCCCTCCACTCTCCGTGAAGatcgtctccctcccctctccgtGAAGatcgtctccctcccctctccgtGACGGTcatctccctcccctctccgtgacggtcgtctccctcccctctccgtgactgtcgtctccctcccctctccgtGAAGatcgtctccctcccctctccgtGATGGTcatctccctcccctctccgtGACGGtggtctccctcccctctccgtGATGGTcatctccctcccctctccgtgacggtcgtctccctcccctctccgtGACCgtcgtctccctcccctctccgtGACGGtggtctccctcccctctctgtgacagtcgtctagtggtttggtccctctgactgatatattattatatatgacatcattagattattaatagtgaagcatcagtgttagagcagcatgttactgttgtagctgctggaggtggagctagtttacactactttatatacagttagctagtttacactactttatatacagttagaccataaatcagtatgaacagctgtcagcaggtttCCTGACTCCTTCcgctgcagcaactaaactgtgtcagtaatcgTTACGGCCAATGAGCAGCTGAAATCATACCGAACCGTGGACTTTGTGTACTGTTAGACCCtactgcctgcctgtctgtctgtctgtctgcctgtctgtctgtctgtctgtctgtctacctgtccaGTGCAGAGTCCGACCACCAGGTCAGAGATGAAGGTGTCTTCAGTCTCTCCGGAGCGATGGCTGACCATCACACCCCAGCCGCTGTTCTGGGCAAGCTtacacctgagagacagacaggaagagagagagagacgggagaAAAGAAATGCAAGTTAGTTCTGAGCTTTGACTCGATCCCAGTTAACCATCATgtctcaatcaatcaattaatcaatcatcttaCGCCTGGATAGACTCGGTGACAGAGCCGATCTGGTTGACTTTGAGCAGCAGACAGTTGCAGGCCTTCTTCTCCACAGCTGTCTTGATCCTCTTGGGATTGGTCACAGTCAGGTCGTCTCCTACGATCTGATTGGTTGGCAAACAAAGATGTGtcactttaatgtgttttataacTTATTATTCTCAGAAAACATTCCAGGAACTTTCTTTTTTCGACTGGAGGAACCTGGTTCAGTGTAAACGCAACAAGCCGTCAGTCTGTCTCACCTGGATGTCTGTGGAGGCGGTGAACTTGGCCCAGTGCTCCCAGTCGTCCTGGTCGAAGGGATCCTCAATGGACTGgactggagacagagagagagggagagacagataacgtttattaattgatttattgaaaacCCAATACACAACTTCCATTAGAAATCTGCTGTTTTCACACTGAGCAAAGAGGAATCTCCTGAATCTCCTTATTTTATCcctgaaatttaattttttgcCATTCGTaacctttatttgacagtcaaaAGAGCTTTTTGCATCAAGTTAAACTTTTcgtgcaggacttttacttgtaatgggaTATTTTTAcgttgctgtattggtacttttactgcagtaaaggatctgagtacttcttccacctctgccATTGTGAGCAGGCCTTTAAAGTGTTCTCTAGAAGTTACCGGGGTAGTGCTTGATGAAGTCGCGGTACAGGTCTCCCAGCTTCTCGCCACTGATGTGTCTGGCTGGGTCGTCGGGGGACTTGAAGTCCAGGTCGTACTTTCCGCTGCGGTAGAACTCGGAGGCAGCCACATCCATGCCAATGATGATCTTGTCGGGGTAGCCGGCCTTCTCAATGGCAGACTTCAGCAGctccagagctgcagagagacagacggcAAGGCGGGAACAAGGGTGGAGGTGAGACAgatatacagagagagagagatgcagacaGGCAAGCAGACAGATGTCTCACCCTCATTGTTCTCCAGGATGTTGGGGGCGAAGCCACCCTCATCTCCCACGTTGGTGGCGTCTTTGCCGTACTTTGCCTTGATCACACTCTTCAGGTTGTGGTagacctgcacacacacacacacacacacagtgttaatTCATGTTTATCTTCAGAGAAACATGATTCCAGCTCGATGTTAAATCTTTAGCACCTCAGCTCCGATCCTCATGGCATCGTGGAAGTTGGCGGCACCGACTGGCAGAATCATGAACTCCTGCATGGCCAGTTTGTTGCCAGCGTGGCTTCCACCGTTGATGACGTTGAAGGCCTGCAGACgagaagaaaatgtttataACAGACTGACTGGTCATCTTCAACTGTTACCAGACAACAGTACTTGACACATTTTTAGTGACAGTTATCTTGCTGTGTAAGAGTCAATTTTCCACTCACAGGAACAGGAAGAATGACTTCCTTGTGTCCGGCAAGGTCAGCGATGTGGCGGTACAGAGGAACGCCCTTCTCCGCTGCTCCGGCCTTGCAGACGGCCAGCGACACGCCCAGGATGGCATTGGCTCCGAACTTAGCTGCAGGAGGACAGATAGACGGGTCAgtgaggcagacagacaggtcagacagacacacagatagagagacagacaggtcctTACATTTGTTCTCAGTGCCGTCCAACTCCAGCATGAATTTGTCGATCTTCTCCTGCTCGACAACGCTGAAtttctggagagagagacagacagagacgtTATCTAAGTGCCCAAACAGGTTTGTGCTATTAGACATGTTTGATTGATATTTGaaacatattgattttttaCTGATACCTTCTCAATCAGCTTGGGGGCGATGTCCTTGTTCACATGATCCACAGCCTTAAGAGTACCTGCagagaagaacaaaaacaggaatttGTGCTGGTGTGCAGGAAATCTATTTTACACGTCTATCAATGTTATTATACTAATTTTCAAGAAATGTCTAAATAATTTGCTGGTATTTCACAGTAATATTTATAGAGAGAGTAGTGCAATTTAGTACAAATTgtaagagaaaaatgaaaaaagtgtaAAGTTGGTTTATTGGTATGAACCCACTCATTATatttgtagtagtagtaaaaaTTCTCAATAAATAAGATTCTTAACAattctgaacaacaacaacaattctAATGATACATTAGCATATAAGGTTAAAGTAGCTGCTGCTAATAATTAGGACATTTCTTTGAGAGGGTTACataatttacaggaaatgttcTAACtatagagtttttaagaaacaacaacaggaaataagagtaaaaataaaggacctgtaaaataaagtgttaccgaAATCTTCACATCTGTGAGGATGTGAACCCTCAGCATGTTACTGCCTTGCTCGTACCTTTGCCCAGGAAGCGGGCCTTGTCTCCATCACGGAGCTCCAGAGCCTCATGGACTCCAGTTGAGGCACCGCTGGGAACTGCTGCCCTGAAATgacctgagagacagacaggcagagagagagagagagacatgcgGAGATGTTGGAAGGTGGATGTTGATTTACAgatttgtgctaagctaggctaaacctGTCTCTGCACTGAGTGCACAGAGATGAAACATGTCGAGGATTTCTGTCGATTtagaaaacaaactaaaagctTGTGTGTCCTCACCTTTGGCTGTCCACAGGTCAACCTCCACGGTGGGGTTTCCTCTGGAGTCCAGAATCTCACGAGCGTGAATCTTAGTGATCGACATCCTGACTgtgggagacagacagaaaataaaagacatgAGCTCTTTGACATGTTTGCTGTATATGCAGACGATGTGCTGATGTGATCCGCCGGACAGTTTACATATAAACGACTCCTGAGATCCTTCATGTGAAGCAAGATAACACAGCGAGGAATCATTCTTAACTGTCCACCAATGGGACGTCAGTACAGGACGGACGAGGCAGAGGGGGCGGAGTTACTTTAAACTGTTCAGAGACGTTCAGTGTTGTTGTGAAGATGAAACCAAAAGACGAGGTCATTATAAAGATCtactgttttattacagaagCAGGCCTTTCAACACTCCCGGGTTTCTCCCTTCCTGTTTTGTAATTTCCCCCGTGAATCTCCCGTATTTCCCTTTTTACACTTATACAgaatcctgattggctgaatcAAGTTGTTTCAATTCATCAAGATCCAAAGACTTGGATATTTATGCCAACAAAGCCCTGCTACACCCACAACtgtccagcaggtggcagcataCAGCAAGCAGCATCCTTGCccctgtcttcttctctttggGAAGTCATGACAGTCATTCAGTTAACAAACAGCAAGAGACTATTTTACCATCCTGACAAAAAGTCTGTTAGGAAACAACCGTGCATTCTGTCAGGTGTGTAGGACGGACTTTAGTGTTGGTCACAATGGGAGAGGACGCGGTCCTCAGATTAGTAGAACAGGACAGAAACCTGTTCTGGGAACTGAAGTCATGTAGAACACTTGGTAAGTTTAACATTGGCATAGCAGGACTGGCATGTGTACGCTGTTTTATACAAATGGCTGATACTCTGCAGCTTCACCCAGCTTTATATCCGCACCTGTCTGCTCAGGATAAACTACAGTGGCAGGTTCAACGGACTCAACAAGGCAACTtcatagaagaagaaactgcTACAAGTCAAAGTCTCACTTGTGTTGATATGAAGCAGCAGTAGAGACACAGTGAGAAACAGATGATAAGCAGTGAccttgaaaaataaacaacactCATTATGTCTAACTGCTaaacccagtgtgtgtgtgtgtgtgtgtgtgtgtgtgtgtgagtgtgtgtgtgcatgtgtgcgtgtttgtgtgtgtgtgtgtgtgtgtgtatatgtcagACCTGCAGCACTGATCCTGTGCAACGCCATGATGCCTCCATGTCTGCAGGCGGCAGCTCCTTATCCCCGAACAAACCCGCCCCCCTACTCccactcagccaatcagagagcttcTCTCATAACAGGCAGCTAAACAGACCAACAGCAGAGACCAACAGCAGGGAGAGACCATTGCAGTGatagaggaggggggggggggggtcaaacCTCTACTTGAGTCCTCTACAGAGTTAttaatgcagtgtgtgtgtgtgtgtgtgtgtcataggaCAGATTTtagactaaagaccagttaattggggacggtTCGTCCAACTGGCAACAACAGTCGTGTCCTCAATAAGTAAAAAGctgatgtttgtgtcagtggtTGAGTGtaagggttatattaaggtaagtttagggttatattaaggtaagtttagggttatattaaggtaagtttagggttatattaaggtaagtttagggttatattaaggtaagtttagggttatattaaggttagagTAAGTCTCcgggaaattaatgtaagtctatatAATGTCCCCAGAAGTGACCTAggacaacgtgtgtgtgtgtgtgtgtgtgtgtaaaacccTTTGACCTTTTCTGTGACCTTTCCACAGAAGTCATGACTCGCTGTGCGCTGTTATAGAATTACACGCACACGCGTGTTACCGTCGGTGACATTTACAGAGATATGTGTGACTGTGAGACGATATCAGCCTCTCTGATGACTGCAGCTCCGTCTCTTTACTGTCACTGAGCTACATCAGCCTCATGACAGACCACAGCAACGAGAAACTAGTCCGAGTATTAACACGCGCTCCTGAAATATGAACCGTCGCTGCAGGTTTTACACcaacacaggaaacagaaaatgccaaaatttcTGGAATCGCCTGCAGGGACGAAGTTGAAGTCCTTCAATTCATCATTAATAAACAGGTTGCAGATCCAGTTATTAGCAGATATAAGACATGCagaggtgctgctgctgctgtataaacctctcgctgtcagtcaaacagtgTATAAATAGTCACCTATGAAAAAACATCAATCATCTACGAGACACCGACGGCCTCAGGCAGCAGATTGTAACTGAACGTGTTCGCCGGAGACGTCAtcagttatttatttcaatCAGCAACCTGGTTTCATTCATACAATAATATGTTACAGTGATGAAGGTGACAGGTGTTTACATGAACCCTTACATGCTGCTCATAATGAGTCCTGAATGAAGCTGCAGAGTGTCCTCTGCTTCCAGTAGCAGCACACTATCATTCATTTCAACGGTGATATTTGAAGCTTTGAATGAATACGGGTCAATTTGTACATTTATACGTACAAAAATGTGTCTCACCTGCACgaaaataacaaatattcatacattttatttccatttctgtatataaaatgcctttttttttactgtttttactgttctcaaatgtaaaaaatgtgttaaatttgCTCCTGAACAGTTTGTGAGTGTGAAGACAAAGTTTAGATTTAGGCAGTAACAGTGTGATACCAGAGGGTGGAAACACGGCGAGGGCTGTCTGGTGTGACTTCCTGCCTCCTCCTCGGTGGTTCTCGCCAGTTTGCCCACACAAACATGCTGGGACTGTactgggcgtgtgtgtgtgtgtgtgtgtgtgtgtgtgtgtgcagtgataGGTCAGATATGCCGACAGAACAACAGCTGGGTACTTAAAGTACACTTGAGACCATCGATGGCCTTTACAAAGACTTTACtgtactcacacacagacacgcttCTTCTACTCCCAGTACTACTGCTAAAACTACTCACTACTGCTAAAACTACTCACTACTGCTAAAACTACTACTCACTACTGCTAAAACTACTGCTAACCCTTCTGGTACTCCTAAAATACTACTAAAACTACAATGACTACTGCAGATGCTCTGCTACATTAATGCTAATACTGCTACCAGGCTGCTACTTTCACTGTTATCAAGTACTTTGATTTATTCATGTAATGTATACAGTAAATGCTgcctgtctctctacctgtctgtctctctctctctacttgtctgtctctctctctctctacctgtctgtctgcctgtctctctctctctccacctgtctgtctgcctgtctctctctctgtctggacTTTGTGCTTTAATGCTGTTTGTCGCATTTCAGCCGTTCTGCTCTGCAGCACTATGACCTCCCTGCAGCTGAAGGTCGCAGCTTTTGACGGTTTCTGTCTTTTGGTTTTAGACGAAGAATCAAACTAGACGATGAGATTTGGGCTGAAACACTTGTGTGCAGGTATCTGAGTCGCAGGCAGATCAAGCACACAAACTTTCTCTGCAAACTCCTCCAAACTGAACCAGACTGAGGTTGACACCAGACCAGGAAATCCAGAAACAAACAGTTTGAAACTTTTTCATTCATCAGACAGACTTTAGGTCCAGACAGCTTCTGTTTCAGCCTACCTGAGATGTGTTTTTAGGGAAGGAGGGGTGTCGTCTTTGGCCGCCTGTCCGTCCGTCTGACTGTCCGACTGACGTGGAAAGTGTCCGTCTGCCTGGCTGCAGGGTTTTTATAGACGCTCCCTGTAGgtgggggggaggtggggggggggtgggggggtgggggggtgggggctgGTGGACAGGCAGGGAGCGTCTGGCAGCGACGGGActgcaggaaaaaagaaaaacctgctGCACAAAGAGCTGACACAGCAGTTCCTCCGACACTAATATCAGTTA
It encodes:
- the eno3 gene encoding beta-enolase; translated protein: MSITKIHAREILDSRGNPTVEVDLWTAKGHFRAAVPSGASTGVHEALELRDGDKARFLGKGTLKAVDHVNKDIAPKLIEKKFSVVEQEKIDKFMLELDGTENKSKFGANAILGVSLAVCKAGAAEKGVPLYRHIADLAGHKEVILPVPAFNVINGGSHAGNKLAMQEFMILPVGAANFHDAMRIGAEVYHNLKSVIKAKYGKDATNVGDEGGFAPNILENNEALELLKSAIEKAGYPDKIIIGMDVAASEFYRSGKYDLDFKSPDDPARHISGEKLGDLYRDFIKHYPVQSIEDPFDQDDWEHWAKFTASTDIQIVGDDLTVTNPKRIKTAVEKKACNCLLLKVNQIGSVTESIQACKLAQNSGWGVMVSHRSGETEDTFISDLVVGLCTGQIKTGAPCRSERLAKYNQLMRIEEELGAKAKFAGKDFRHPKVH